aaatgccacggcctacctgagcattgtttctgaccatgtccatccctttatgaccaccatgtacccatcctctgatggctacttccagcaggataatgcaccatgtcaaaaaggtcgaatcatttcaaattggtttcttgaacatgacaatgagttcactgtactaaactggcccccacagtcaccagatctcaacccaatagagcatctttgggatgtggtggagcgggagcttcgtgccctggatgtgcatcccacaaatctccatcaactgcaagatgctatcctatcaatatgggccaacatttctaaagaatgctttcagcaccttgttgaatcaatgccacgtagaattaaggcagttctgaaggcgaaagggggtcaaacacagtattagtatggtgttcctaataatcctttaggtgagtgtatatgtattgaaATTGAGAGGAGTCCTACTCTCATTGGagagtgtgcgtttgtgtgtttgCTCCAATGTTATTTTGTCAAGACGATCACTGTACGGCCCCTCTGCTGTCTCCTGCAGACTCTGAGACGGAAGGGCCTGGGGCTGGACGGCTCGGAGCTGGACAGCGAGGAAGCGATGACAGCAGCGGCCACAGAGAAATACCAGCAGCTCAGCGAGGGCATGGATCTCTCCATCACCCGACAGCGCTACTATGTAAATGTCACCCTTTCCTTTGTTATTCACACCATCTTAGACTTGGTCACCACAGCCGAAAAGAAGTGAGCTGCTTCTGGCAGCATCAGTCCTCTGTGAAACTGTGTCATACTGTACATTAATAAGTTCTTCAGCCACATGGAGTGGGGGGTATCTGTGTTGCTTTTGACAGGGCTCAAGTGTattaattcatatattaatgtatacatCTTTGTTTTTGCACTGAGGGATTCGTTCAGTACAGTCAGTCctaattacatacatacatatacatacatacatacatacatacatacaaaacaagATGGCCATAGGATGTGTTAAATTTTATTTTGGACCATACCATTGTCCTGATCTTTGCCGGAtaagtctgtgtctctgtgtgtcccaGGCTACCTCTCTCCTGCCCTCCGAGGCGCAGTACCTGGTACCCGGGCCCTGTGAGAATGGGTACACGGTGGGCAATCCTGCCAGCTCTGCCCTCGCCTCCCACCGTCCTCTGCCATCCAAACCCACGGGACCCAAACCTGGCCCAGCCGGCGCTTGGAGCTCGCATTCCCACTCGGGCCTGATGCCCCCTCACTCAGGTGAGATGCACTGACTGTTTACTGTTTTGTTGATCAAAAGAAGTACAATTTAAAACCAATATAAGGCTATTTTATTCCCCAAACAATATCGTTTAATACTGTCTgcctttcaaaattaaaatggcGGATGTGTGTTCCTATGTATAAGAACCTGTCTGGGCATGGCCACCACAAGGGGATACCTCAGAACTCATAAGAAGAATAAAGACGTCTTTGTGGTGAACCACTCgcatttaaaagcaaaaaaaatctataaataagtGTGATTTGATCATAcgcaaaacatgtttgtttgtttgcacacCCTTAAAACTGGACTCTTGTGTGTTACAAATGCTAGGGCGATGCACCGGTTCAGGCAAAACATTTGGTTGGCGATGGTTTCTTGTTCTTCTGCTGACTCACACAGTGACTTAACCTCAGTGTGCTGCAGCAGCTGGGCAAGATGTTCAGGCTAAGTTGATGTAAAGAATGATATTTGTTTTGTGGCCTGCAAGAGAGGTCTGTTCCCTGAGTCACTTGTGTCAGCCCAGCCAACTGTGATCACAGGAAGTGAGCTCTGTCGTTTGGAACAGACCCCCTATGCGAGAGGAAGGCTCGGGCCTGATTTGTGGCTTTCGCACCTCGCTACGGACCCCCGTCTGTGCTCAGCTCCCTAACACCTGGTGGCCACCCCCCACCAACCCCGTCCCAACGACTCAGAATGACTCAGAGGGGCTTTGAACACTGTTGCGTGATACACATGTGCCAAAAATACAGCAGAAATGCAGTCGACTGGAGGAAGATTCTTGTTTTTCTAGTGCTGGAAAGATGTATAAATGTGACTGGCACATGAACGTGCAAACTAGGCGACAATTTATATcctcttgttatgttttgttttagtgcGTTGAAAGAGTTAATTTTCTGCTAAGGAAGGTTGTGGGTGTGTTTTTATCTAAATACACAATACACCAGGCCAGGGAATCATGAAGGTGGACAGTTAAATAAGATGTAAGTGCAAGAGTCCGTAAACAGCTCGCAAGATTCAAACGCACACTATTTTGCATTTATACCAAGATGAAGACTGAATAATGTGTGGCTCGCACTTACTGCACAAAAATCCCTGCCAAGTCTATTTTGGACACACATGTCATTACCAATGAGTTGTTGCGgaggtcattaaaaaaaaaagaactgctgttcaaaaaagagagaaaaaaaaattccaCTTTACCCACTTCCTGTttttcacttcctgtttgtctaTCGCTCAAGGTATTGGCTACTCGATGTTTTCCCATGGCAACCTGAGCCGGGCCCTGGAGATGAAGACTCCGCCCCCTCTGAACCTGGGCTCAGAGAACCGGCGGGCAGAGACACACCCGGGTCTGCCTGGCACTCGGGCCAGCCTGGGCACGACGGTGAGGAGCTCTTGTTGGCTGCAAATTAGGTTACCAGTGCTCATAACTACCCCGGTCGATCGGCCAGCTGCAGTTGCCCTCCAATTTAAAAGATAACAATCGTGATAGCTCTGCTGTGTGGAGCTAAATTCTCCTTGTCCTTATTCTATAAATGGAAGGGGTCAAAGTTTTTAATTGTCCTCTTTGTCAGGTACCTTTACATGAAAGGCAAATGAATAACCATTTGTTTATATCAAATCCTGCAGATCTGTTGTTTTCGGGCAGTCATGAATAACGACTGGTATTCTTTTGCGTTCCAGCAGAGGGTGCTGTACCAGGGGATGCCTGCTGGCAACCATGTGGTCCCCATGGGAAAGGCCGGCTTGCTGGGACACGGCCTTGGGGGGTACGGCCTGTCCTCCGCGGGGCCAACAGGTGGGTGAATGGCTCCTTGCGCCGTCCAGTTTATTAAAACGCAAGCAGTGTAGAAAAGCACATatagaaaaaacatgcactTTGGGCACCATTACACGGGCATCCTGGGTTTGAAGGCAGGCATTGTTGTGGCCCATCTTCCATCTCCTCCatcttttcatcctcctccatcTTCGTCCTCTCCTCCAAGATGATTTTTCACTCGTTCTCCGCAGAATACCCACACCCCGGGTTCGCCCACTCCGTCAGTCTGCAGCGCAGCCCCTGGCAGCATTCTCCGAACCAAGAGGCGTCCCCCATGGCACACAGCAGCCTCGGGTAAGACACCTCATTTACCTCTAGGCTGCACAGACTGGGAATGTGATTCAGAAGGATTACTTTTAAAAGTCTAGGAACCGTATTCCAACAGTATTTCAACCCCCCAGTATCATTGTTTGTATCAACTGAAGATGTGACCTTTTCCGATTGTTTATCTTCTATAAACCCCTTGCTCAAATGAACAGAGTAAATGATGTGGGAGTTAAGAATTAGTCTTTTTGTACACGTCCTAATGTCCTTTCCTCTGATGCATTTGTGAAATCAGTGTGTGATGgtcagtttaaaaatgtttccaAGAAATACTCATTTATAGAAATAATGTTTGGACACAGGACCAGAATAAAAAATCAATTTCACAGGCGGTTTTGGAAATGCACTGCACTCTCGCTCGACCTGTTTCGAGATTCATCACTTGGCTATCTGTGACATCTACAGGCTAATTGGTGTATTGCAGGCAAAGATTAAATTGGGTTTTTCTTTATCTGGTGTTAATATACcacatagagagagagtgatgtGGTGCAAATGGGGCATACAACATAACAGGAAAGAGCAGAAAGTGAgatcaatttttatttatttgaatgacatttttatgtaaatatttattggtattgttcttatttttaatacacaatATGGCACCTCTCATTTACAGCCATTGAAACTGCagctttttatttgtgttaatcACAGTTTGTTatggttgattttttttaaataataaagtcagtgcTTGTGAAGAGAAGACACTGAGAATTCCTCTTAACGCAGAAGATCAGACAGATCTGAGTGCGGCCCTGGGTTCTGGCACCGTTCTGGGACAGCAGATCTGGTTTTCCCTGCGCACTCGACACAAACTGACCGCTAATGGAAAGGGAGTGTTTATGTGTTGAGCCATCTTGCTTTTTGCAGGATGTCCAGCAGTGGCTGCTCCTTCTCCACACCGGTCTCCTCCCCAGCCCCCCAGCCTCACCCCTGCCTCAGCGTCAGCATCAAATCCGAGCGCGTCTCTCCCACACATACCTGCTCCCCAGCCACGCCTCCCCAGCAACACATGGGGCGCCACTCGCCACTCAGCAACCCGGATTCCACAGGCCCCGCCCCCCCGGATTCCTACCTGGCCAATGAGAGGGAGGACTTCCAGAAGGGAGGCTACCCCTCCGCGCATATGATGGCCAGGGCCCAGTCGGAGGACAAAGGGGGACCGCCAATCAGGAGAGTAGAAATCCCAGAGGGCTGGCAGAGATAGCCCCTCTGTCTTGTCTCCTCatcaccaaaaaaagaaaaaagaatgaaaaaaaaagtaaaatgggGGTGGCTCTTTGGGAACAGTAATGCACCGGATTGGTTCCTCTGTGTTATGCCAGGCCATCCTGAAGTCTCCTGAGAAATACACTGGGGGACAGAAACGAAACGTGGAAAGTCTCGTAATCCAGCTGTCTGTGGAGGGGCAACGTGACATCACAGAGCTGCGTCCAATCACCGAGCAGGTCTCCAAAGGACTGTTTTCCACCAGGCCTGGGCCAGAACACAAGGCCCGAAGTGTGTCAGGAAGATCTTAAACGCCCCCCACCCATTTATGCCCCCAGCAATTAGGTGACTGATTAGAAAAATTAGGCTTtcgtaaaacatttatttaattttgctgGCTTTTTCAGCTTGTTTCTGTAAAGTGCTTCTTTGCGTATCATGTTTATTTTCGTTACTGTTAAATAGTGTGTTTTGTTCTCATTCTCCTGCCATGCTGGGTATGATTTACACACCCCATGTGGGCGAGGTTTCGTATGTGAGTGTTCCCTTTGTCTGTCCCGTCGTGTAAGTAAAAAGGAGGACTTATAAATGTAAACGATTATTAAACCTGACAGGTTCGTCACCTTTCAGTTGTTCCTCAGGGAAAATTCTTTTActctttttaaaatgataatataGCTTTAAACAATGAAGGTGATGGAATTACGGTataatcaaattatatatatatatatatatatatatatatatatatatataaaatagcaCTGTTTTCAAAATCCAACTTTAAAGACCAAAGCtgtttttattgatgtatttattcacCGTTCACTCTAAAATGAACAAATGCTATATGTGGGGAAGTCTTAATAAatgtatctgtttgttttttaaaacttcCCTAATGTGTCTATGCAATGTACAGCTTACATTTCTGATATCTGTGTCTCAAAATAGACCAACAGAAATACATGTGTTTTCTCAGAAGGGTTTGGAGGAAGTGAAAGAATTAGAGCTTTTCCCATCAGCCATTGCCACAAGGGAGCCCACTCACTGAGATCATATACAGACCATCCACGGTCTACAGTGATTTCATACGACCACTGTCTTCTGGATTTGGTTTAATCTGAACTCTTATTTACCCCAAACGGTTGATTTAATGTGTTGGACTAGTGTAACATGTTGTGTCTGTTGACTTTATTAGCTGATCTCTCATAATAATGATTGGAAAACCagccaacaacaacacacaagaaaacatgCCCTTCAGGAATATTAGCTCTGGGAAAAGGGGGACACAAACTGTAGCCTGTTGAATAAAAATCTATGCATATACTTCGAGAAAAGAAAGAAGTCAAAAGTCATTTTCCCGCCAGATTTCCTTAGCGGTGTCAAATGCTCGTGCCAGTTGATGCCAACGCTGTGTGGGTGTGGGGTGACCAACTGTAACCAAAGCCGTGGACTGCGTAGCCTATGGAAAACCGTTtggattgtatttgtattgcgtTTATTTAATAACCTTTAGACATGGCATCATACGAGTGAGGCGTACAGGTAggagtgtgtatttattttgaatggaatgtcttttttttatatacaatatCTAATGCACACAGGAGCTCTGGGTTTGCTGCTCCTGACATGAATAGGACATCCACATTcctgcttttttaaatgtatcatcCCTGTGTTTACGAAAAAGGCTCCCGCGGATTTCTTTGTGGAAAACAATGCCATTGGAAAAGAGGAACATGTATGTGTTAAATCTCTATGTGATCTTAAAGATTTCACCCTGAAGAATGTGGAGACAGGTTTATAAAtattgaaaaaggaaaaaaaggaaatgta
This sequence is a window from Amia ocellicauda isolate fAmiCal2 chromosome 22, fAmiCal2.hap1, whole genome shotgun sequence. Protein-coding genes within it:
- the mef2b gene encoding myocyte-specific enhancer factor 2B isoform X2, translated to MGRKKIQISRILDQRNRQVTFTKRKFGLMKKAYELSVLCDCEIALIIFNSTNRLFQYASTDMDKVLLKYTEYSEPHESRTNADILETLRRKGLGLDGSELDSEEAMTAAATEKYQQLSEGMDLSITRQRYYATSLLPSEAQYLVPGPCENGYTVGNPASSALASHRPLPSKPTGPKPGPAGAWSSHSHSGLMPPHSGIGYSMFSHGNLSRALEMKTPPPLNLGSENRRAETHPGLPGTRASLGTTRVLYQGMPAGNHVVPMGKAGLLGHGLGGYGLSSAGPTEYPHPGFAHSVSLQRSPWQHSPNQEASPMAHSSLGMSSSGCSFSTPVSSPAPQPHPCLSVSIKSERVSPTHTCSPATPPQQHMGRHSPLSNPDSTGPAPPDSYLANEREDFQKGGYPSAHMMARAQSEDKGGPPIRRVEIPEGWQR
- the mef2b gene encoding myocyte-specific enhancer factor 2B isoform X1 → MGRKKIQISRILDQRNRQVTFTKRKFGLMKKAYELSVLCDCEIALIIFNSTNRLFQYASTDMDKVLLKYTEYSEPHESRTNADILETLRRKGLGLDGSELDSEEAMTAAATEKYQQLSEGMDLSITRQRYYATSLLPSEAQYLVPGPCENGYTVGNPASSALASHRPLPSKPTGPKPGPAGAWSSHSHSGLMPPHSGIGYSMFSHGNLSRALEMKTPPPLNLGSENRRAETHPGLPGTRASLGTTQRVLYQGMPAGNHVVPMGKAGLLGHGLGGYGLSSAGPTEYPHPGFAHSVSLQRSPWQHSPNQEASPMAHSSLGMSSSGCSFSTPVSSPAPQPHPCLSVSIKSERVSPTHTCSPATPPQQHMGRHSPLSNPDSTGPAPPDSYLANEREDFQKGGYPSAHMMARAQSEDKGGPPIRRVEIPEGWQR